Proteins co-encoded in one Kribbella qitaiheensis genomic window:
- a CDS encoding phosphodiester glycosidase family protein, translating into MSSFRSTPPTRRRRTAVSVLAGGLLATTVFTPALAHPAPDPGLAPVEALQHSSAASDIADIAIAPVGEGLVTSRQDSPVAPGVNHTAFERLDARGWLRGDFLVADLDKHGVTVDYVNTGKVSGGQPVSQQLARKGAIAGVNGDFFDINDTTAPLGVGIDNGRLINAPAAGHNDTAVIGKDGLGRIAQVFLQGTATDDDATKLDLSNLNSPTVGANGIGLYTPEWGDAPRTRTVDGLPTVREVVVRDGVVVSSNTTPGTTPLAATELALIGRETGATALAAFEIGDKVEVQYGPRADAAEIATGISGNVQLARDGKVLDDVPDADLAPRTAVGFTDNGRRMVLLTVDGRATGSRGLSLKEMGQLMIGLGADDVLNLDGGGSSTMLARSPGKQAPEVVNDPSDGGERLVPNGLGLLPGKGSGQLKGFQVEAAGTAAERPDIDVSKSSRVLTGLSRVLTARGHDETYAPASGTPHWSVGSNARVTSQGVVTGRRAGDVIVTAEKGQARGRFPMTVLGTPIRLAPSTRQVSLPDATSKGFFTVNGFDADGFSTWVEPRDVQLTYDPALIKLVASGNGFEVTAVGTDAVSTVVTAKVGALTTQLSVTAGLSSQVVDEVDDPAKWQANAVPVGAATASRSVAEGHDGGQAIALDYSLTGSTATRAAYLSQTPQQTLPGQPQKLGAWVYGDGKGSWLRANAYDGAGGSAQTLNLAATVDWTGWKYVEAAIPPGLTMPLRFWRIYVVETVPTRQYSGRIIIDDLTVRGAPPVTVTPPAKVIDPMVVTDGLISSGRWRFAVMSDAQFTADAPESDYVKQARRTIREALAQNPDFLVINGDFVDRGFANDIALAKKIIDEEVAGKVPVHYVPGNHESYGPGDLSEWTKVFGAPTSTFDHKGTRFVLRDSSLGSLRAGGFDQILDLRKQLDDAATNPAIHNVVVMAHHPIDDPSPTQNSQLGDRKEAELLVRWLAGFRASTGKGAAYMAAHAGTFAATRTDGVLLPLTGNSGKSPAAAPDAGGFTGWALVGIDPAARPADKAQRNWSAPERAWFQVELRPHVDSLELAAPASLRRGQTAPAAATVVQEDRRVPVSFPVSADWSGSAFLHIGPAKTAPFWAVASFDPATGQLTALRPGTAQLSVTVNGVSKTSTVKIDW; encoded by the coding sequence TTGTCATCGTTCCGCTCAACCCCACCGACAAGGCGACGGCGTACGGCGGTCAGCGTGCTGGCGGGCGGTCTGCTCGCCACCACCGTCTTCACCCCGGCGCTCGCTCACCCGGCACCGGATCCGGGCCTGGCCCCGGTCGAGGCGCTCCAGCACTCGTCGGCCGCGTCGGACATCGCCGACATCGCGATCGCTCCGGTCGGCGAAGGCCTCGTCACGAGTCGCCAGGACAGCCCGGTCGCGCCCGGCGTGAACCACACCGCGTTCGAACGACTCGACGCGCGCGGCTGGCTGCGAGGTGACTTCCTGGTCGCGGATCTCGACAAACACGGTGTGACCGTGGACTACGTCAACACCGGCAAGGTCTCCGGTGGTCAGCCGGTCAGCCAGCAACTGGCTCGCAAGGGCGCGATCGCCGGCGTCAACGGCGACTTCTTCGACATCAACGACACCACCGCCCCGCTCGGGGTGGGCATCGACAACGGCCGGCTGATCAACGCGCCCGCCGCCGGGCACAACGACACCGCGGTGATCGGCAAGGACGGTCTCGGCCGGATCGCGCAAGTGTTCCTGCAGGGCACCGCGACCGACGACGACGCCACCAAGCTCGATCTCAGCAACCTCAACTCGCCGACCGTCGGCGCGAACGGCATCGGCCTCTACACCCCCGAGTGGGGCGACGCTCCCCGCACCCGCACGGTTGACGGACTGCCGACGGTCCGCGAGGTCGTCGTGCGCGACGGCGTCGTCGTCTCCTCGAACACCACCCCCGGTACTACGCCGCTCGCCGCCACCGAGCTTGCCCTGATCGGCCGCGAGACCGGCGCCACCGCGCTGGCCGCCTTCGAGATCGGCGACAAGGTCGAGGTCCAGTACGGCCCTCGCGCCGACGCGGCCGAGATCGCGACGGGGATCAGCGGCAACGTCCAGCTCGCTCGCGACGGCAAGGTGCTCGACGATGTGCCGGATGCCGATCTGGCCCCGCGCACCGCGGTCGGGTTCACCGACAACGGCCGCCGGATGGTGCTGCTGACCGTTGACGGCCGGGCGACCGGATCGCGCGGTCTGTCGCTCAAGGAGATGGGTCAGCTGATGATCGGCCTCGGCGCCGACGACGTACTCAACCTGGACGGCGGCGGCTCCTCCACGATGCTGGCCCGCTCGCCCGGCAAGCAGGCACCCGAGGTGGTCAACGACCCGTCCGACGGCGGCGAACGCCTCGTCCCGAACGGCCTGGGACTCCTTCCAGGCAAGGGATCCGGCCAACTCAAGGGCTTCCAGGTCGAGGCCGCTGGTACCGCGGCGGAGCGGCCCGACATCGACGTCTCCAAGAGTTCCCGCGTGCTGACCGGCCTCAGCCGGGTCCTCACCGCACGCGGTCACGATGAAACCTACGCGCCGGCCAGCGGTACGCCGCACTGGTCGGTCGGGAGCAATGCGCGCGTCACTAGCCAAGGCGTGGTCACCGGCCGACGTGCCGGCGACGTCATCGTCACGGCGGAGAAAGGCCAAGCCCGAGGTCGCTTCCCGATGACGGTCCTCGGTACGCCGATCCGCCTGGCGCCTTCGACCCGCCAGGTGTCGTTGCCAGACGCAACTTCTAAAGGATTCTTCACCGTCAATGGTTTCGACGCGGACGGCTTCTCCACCTGGGTGGAGCCGCGCGACGTCCAGCTGACCTACGATCCGGCGCTGATCAAGCTAGTTGCTAGCGGCAATGGCTTCGAGGTGACCGCGGTCGGCACCGATGCGGTCTCCACAGTCGTCACGGCGAAGGTGGGCGCGCTGACCACCCAGCTCAGTGTCACCGCCGGCCTGAGCAGCCAGGTGGTGGACGAGGTCGACGATCCCGCCAAGTGGCAGGCGAACGCAGTACCGGTCGGTGCCGCGACGGCTTCCAGGTCGGTTGCCGAGGGCCACGATGGCGGCCAGGCGATCGCGCTGGATTACTCATTGACGGGCAGCACGGCCACGCGCGCGGCGTACCTCTCCCAGACGCCGCAGCAGACATTGCCCGGGCAGCCGCAGAAGCTCGGTGCCTGGGTGTACGGCGATGGCAAGGGCTCCTGGTTGCGAGCCAACGCGTACGACGGCGCCGGCGGTTCGGCGCAGACGCTGAACCTCGCGGCGACGGTGGACTGGACCGGCTGGAAGTACGTCGAGGCGGCCATCCCGCCCGGGCTGACGATGCCGCTGAGGTTCTGGCGCATCTACGTGGTGGAGACCGTGCCGACCCGGCAGTACTCCGGCCGCATCATCATCGACGACCTGACGGTCCGGGGCGCTCCGCCGGTGACCGTGACGCCGCCGGCCAAGGTGATCGACCCGATGGTGGTCACGGACGGTCTCATCTCCAGCGGACGTTGGAGGTTCGCGGTGATGTCGGACGCGCAGTTCACCGCGGACGCCCCCGAGTCGGACTACGTGAAGCAGGCCCGCCGGACGATCCGCGAGGCGCTCGCGCAGAACCCGGATTTCCTGGTGATCAACGGCGACTTCGTCGACCGCGGCTTCGCGAACGACATCGCGCTGGCCAAGAAGATCATCGACGAAGAGGTCGCCGGCAAGGTGCCGGTGCACTACGTACCGGGCAACCACGAGAGCTACGGCCCCGGTGACCTGTCCGAGTGGACCAAGGTGTTCGGCGCCCCGACCAGCACTTTCGACCACAAGGGCACCCGCTTCGTACTGCGGGACTCCTCGCTCGGATCGCTCCGGGCCGGTGGGTTCGACCAGATCCTCGACCTGCGCAAGCAGTTGGACGACGCGGCCACGAACCCGGCGATCCACAACGTCGTGGTGATGGCGCACCACCCGATCGACGATCCGTCACCGACGCAGAACTCCCAGCTCGGAGATCGCAAGGAGGCCGAACTGCTGGTGCGCTGGCTGGCCGGCTTCCGCGCCTCGACCGGCAAGGGCGCGGCGTACATGGCAGCGCATGCCGGGACCTTCGCGGCGACCCGGACCGACGGCGTACTGCTTCCGCTGACCGGCAACTCCGGCAAGAGTCCGGCGGCCGCGCCCGACGCGGGTGGGTTCACCGGCTGGGCGCTCGTCGGGATCGACCCGGCGGCCCGACCGGCCGACAAGGCGCAGCGGAACTGGTCGGCGCCGGAGCGTGCGTGGTTCCAGGTCGAACTCCGGCCGCATGTGGACTCGCTCGAACTGGCGGCTCCGGCATCCCTCCGCCGAGGCCAGACGGCGCCGGCGGCAGCGACCGTAGTACAGGAAGACCGGCGCGTACCCGTGTCCTTCCCGGTCTCGGCCGACTGGTCAGGCTCGGCCTTCCTGCACATCGGCCCGGCCAAGACCGCTCCGTTCTGGGCCGTTGCCTCCTTCGACCCGGCGACCGGCCAGCTCACCGCACTCCGGCCCGGCACGGCTCAACTGAGCGTCACCGTCAACGGCGTCAGCAAGACCAGCACGGTAAAGATCGACTGGTAG
- a CDS encoding S66 peptidase family protein codes for MTEVRRPARLVAGDRVAVVAPAGPLKVERLEIGTKYLRDWGLEVEVMPSALGRHDKLPYLASEDTARAADFRTAWLEADFKAVFCGRGGYGVQRTLEHLDVEELAGIDKILVGFSDITALHEVLNARGLVTIHGPMAAAVEQLGSEHGHDRLRDLLFTPESVTDLLAPVGARTVVPGTAEGRLLGGNLALLAASLGTPTFAKPAGIVVLEDVGEDAYRIDRLLTQLLRSGWFDEVSGLVIGDFTEADDKDLVAEVIQERLVPLGVPMIDGAAIGHAEVNLAIPLGLPVRLEGTSLIPLLPALS; via the coding sequence GTGACTGAGGTGAGGAGACCGGCGCGGTTGGTGGCCGGGGATCGTGTGGCAGTGGTTGCTCCGGCCGGTCCGCTGAAGGTCGAGCGGCTGGAGATCGGGACGAAGTACCTGCGGGACTGGGGTCTCGAGGTCGAGGTGATGCCCTCTGCCCTCGGGCGGCACGACAAGTTGCCGTACCTGGCGTCGGAGGACACGGCTCGCGCCGCGGACTTCCGGACGGCGTGGCTGGAGGCGGACTTCAAGGCGGTCTTCTGCGGCCGCGGCGGGTACGGCGTACAGCGCACGCTCGAGCACCTCGACGTCGAGGAGCTGGCCGGGATCGACAAGATCCTCGTCGGCTTCAGCGACATCACCGCCTTGCACGAGGTGCTGAACGCTCGCGGCCTGGTCACGATCCACGGACCGATGGCGGCCGCCGTCGAGCAGCTCGGCTCCGAGCACGGCCACGATCGCCTGCGTGATCTTTTGTTCACGCCCGAGTCGGTGACCGACCTGCTCGCTCCTGTCGGCGCCCGGACAGTCGTCCCCGGTACTGCGGAAGGCCGCCTCCTCGGGGGCAACCTGGCTCTCCTGGCCGCCAGTCTCGGTACGCCGACCTTCGCCAAGCCGGCCGGGATCGTCGTCCTGGAGGATGTCGGTGAGGATGCCTACCGGATCGACCGGCTGCTCACCCAGTTGCTCAGATCCGGCTGGTTCGACGAGGTCAGCGGCCTGGTGATCGGCGACTTCACCGAAGCCGACGACAAGGATCTGGTCGCCGAGGTGATCCAGGAACGACTGGTTCCCCTCGGCGTACCGATGATCGACGGCGCCGCCATCGGCCACGCCGAGGTCAACCTGGCCATCCCGCTCGGCCTCCCGGTCCGGCTGGAAGGCACCAGCCTGATCCCGCTGCTACCCGCGCTGAGCTAG
- a CDS encoding S9 family peptidase, with amino-acid sequence MLTTLLSLPTVLAFDVDGEGRLLVGYDGSGIRQLHEIAPDGNWRTLTELASTVRRARYIPGSRRVVIEHDSGGNELGQLSLLDLGADGLPEPVELVHDPAYLHWLIDANATRVLFSTNRRNGTDFDLVARDLETGADTVLYESSSYLATVTASPDDLWVTILVANGPGNSYQLLLVDATTKTVTELTAADAANYQDSVSWLPDSSAFIVSSDAGRDRLALRKYDVAQGTWSDLLADDAHDLAGWVCPDGEHLLVGTTDDGEISVALHKLTGEGSPVPLGLPTGGAAARSHVSPDPLWSADGSYALINYSSPIQPPSVIRYSRETGELFVVEVPDMPALPAGPAHPESHRITSFDGEQVPAFVYRPADGGDGSAVIVIHGGPEAAALRTWNPIVTALAAAGHTVVVPNVRGSAAYGKRWYSLDDKALRLDSVKDLAAIHAWLPSVGVDQDRVALWGGSYGGYMVLAGLAFQPSLWAAGVDIVGMASLTTFLANTSDYRRAVREREYGSLTEDSEFLEEASPLNRADDIEAPLLVIHGANDPRVPLSEAEQIAEALAKRDIPCQLLVYADEGHGLAKLKNRLDAYPQAFAFLAEQLASPNS; translated from the coding sequence GTGCTGACAACGTTGCTTTCGCTGCCGACCGTATTGGCCTTCGACGTTGACGGCGAGGGCCGTCTCCTGGTCGGGTACGACGGGAGCGGCATCCGGCAGTTGCACGAGATCGCGCCGGACGGGAACTGGCGGACGCTGACCGAATTGGCCAGCACGGTCCGCCGCGCGCGGTACATCCCGGGCAGCCGGCGGGTCGTGATCGAGCATGACAGCGGCGGCAACGAGCTGGGCCAGTTGTCGCTGCTCGATCTCGGGGCCGACGGTCTGCCGGAGCCTGTCGAGCTGGTTCACGACCCGGCGTACCTGCACTGGCTGATCGACGCCAATGCGACCCGGGTGCTGTTCTCGACGAACCGCCGCAACGGCACCGACTTCGACCTGGTCGCGCGGGACCTGGAGACCGGTGCGGACACGGTGCTGTACGAGAGTTCCAGCTACCTGGCGACGGTCACCGCGTCACCGGACGACCTCTGGGTCACCATCCTGGTCGCGAACGGTCCAGGCAACTCGTACCAACTGCTGCTCGTCGACGCGACCACCAAGACCGTCACGGAGCTCACCGCCGCCGACGCCGCGAACTACCAGGACAGCGTCTCCTGGCTGCCGGACTCCTCCGCCTTCATCGTTTCGAGCGATGCGGGCCGGGACCGCTTGGCATTGCGGAAGTACGACGTCGCCCAGGGCACCTGGAGCGACCTGCTGGCCGACGACGCCCACGACCTGGCCGGTTGGGTCTGCCCGGACGGCGAGCATCTCCTGGTCGGCACCACCGACGACGGTGAAATCTCGGTCGCTCTGCACAAGCTCACCGGCGAGGGTTCACCCGTGCCGCTCGGTCTACCGACAGGTGGCGCGGCAGCTCGATCGCATGTGTCACCGGACCCGCTCTGGTCGGCCGACGGCAGCTACGCGCTGATCAACTACAGTTCGCCGATCCAACCGCCGTCGGTGATCCGCTACTCCCGCGAGACCGGTGAGCTGTTCGTCGTCGAGGTGCCCGATATGCCGGCTCTTCCGGCCGGTCCGGCTCATCCGGAGAGCCATCGGATCACCTCGTTCGACGGCGAGCAGGTGCCCGCCTTCGTCTACCGGCCGGCCGATGGCGGCGACGGTTCGGCCGTGATTGTGATTCACGGCGGTCCCGAGGCGGCGGCCCTGCGAACGTGGAACCCGATCGTCACCGCCTTGGCCGCGGCGGGGCACACCGTCGTGGTGCCGAACGTGCGCGGCTCCGCGGCGTACGGCAAGCGCTGGTACTCGCTCGACGACAAGGCGCTGCGGCTCGACTCGGTGAAGGATCTCGCCGCGATCCACGCGTGGCTGCCGAGCGTCGGTGTCGACCAGGACCGGGTCGCGCTCTGGGGTGGCTCGTACGGCGGGTACATGGTGCTCGCCGGACTCGCCTTCCAGCCTTCGCTGTGGGCAGCAGGAGTCGACATCGTCGGAATGGCCTCGTTGACCACGTTCCTGGCGAACACGTCGGACTACCGGCGCGCGGTGCGCGAGCGCGAGTACGGCTCGCTGACCGAGGACAGCGAGTTCCTGGAGGAGGCGAGCCCGCTCAACCGGGCCGACGACATCGAGGCGCCGCTGCTGGTCATCCACGGCGCCAACGACCCCCGCGTCCCGCTCTCCGAAGCCGAGCAGATCGCCGAGGCGCTGGCCAAACGGGACATCCCCTGCCAGCTGCTCGTCTACGCCGACGAGGGGCACGGCCTCGCCAAACTCAAGAACCGCCTCGACGCCTACCCGCAGGCGTTCGCCTTCCTTGCTGAACAGCTGGCCTCGCCGAACAGCTAG